Proteins from a genomic interval of Flammeovirgaceae bacterium SG7u.111:
- a CDS encoding sulfatase-like hydrolase/transferase gives MKLIQLSLLLLLLINPLGLFAQSKDKPNIIFLMTDDQRWDNMGCYGKPEFNTPNIDKLSEEGVTFDKAFYTVAICMPSRVTMMTGRHNSNHRVGFVAPDDYTLSQADFAKGYPAILKNAGYRTGFIGKVGFTVTEEAIRPSTAKEHFYKKHMGATFDFFAGSETHDRNGIVMWPENDPELQAIYKEGRENSGRTLRTGEAMLRFLETQPQDQPFCLSVSFYAVKHDNNRDMYMPHFEQFKNYDMSVPENWVEGENEDLPNVVKENARGVYLHKQRSSTPEMHQRLVRRFATQGYSVDQQVGLLVEKLKEKGMLENTVIIYTSDNGRFQGSHGLFDKCLLYEESVKAPLIVYDGRVPVAQRGFREEALISSVDIAPTILSFAGLEIPKSMQGRDFSRILDKTQDMSQWRDAVFMEDLFLVAMFKERYKENVDELNEGLIKANKSYRSHGVRTDRYKYFVYYEHSPQIEELYDIENDPFEQNNLANSPEHAKILKKLRKKTEQMYREILP, from the coding sequence ATGAAACTTATACAATTATCGCTACTCTTACTCCTGCTAATAAACCCCTTGGGGCTTTTTGCCCAATCGAAGGACAAGCCCAACATCATCTTTCTGATGACGGATGACCAACGTTGGGACAACATGGGGTGCTATGGTAAGCCTGAGTTCAATACGCCTAATATCGATAAGCTCTCCGAAGAGGGCGTAACTTTTGACAAGGCATTTTATACGGTGGCTATTTGTATGCCCAGCCGGGTAACAATGATGACGGGTCGCCACAACTCAAACCACCGGGTGGGCTTCGTTGCCCCAGATGACTATACTTTGTCCCAAGCTGATTTTGCCAAAGGCTACCCAGCAATACTTAAAAATGCGGGATACCGAACAGGTTTTATTGGCAAGGTCGGGTTCACCGTTACCGAAGAAGCTATTCGGCCAAGTACCGCAAAAGAGCATTTCTACAAAAAACACATGGGAGCTACCTTCGATTTCTTTGCCGGCAGCGAGACGCACGATAGAAACGGCATTGTCATGTGGCCAGAAAATGATCCTGAGCTGCAGGCAATCTATAAGGAAGGAAGGGAAAATTCGGGAAGAACGTTGAGAACGGGAGAGGCGATGTTGCGCTTTTTGGAAACCCAACCTCAAGACCAGCCTTTCTGCCTCTCGGTTAGTTTTTACGCTGTAAAACACGATAATAATAGGGACATGTACATGCCGCATTTTGAGCAGTTCAAGAATTACGATATGTCGGTGCCGGAGAATTGGGTGGAGGGTGAAAATGAGGACTTGCCCAACGTGGTGAAAGAGAATGCCCGTGGTGTTTATCTGCATAAGCAGCGATCATCTACCCCTGAAATGCACCAGAGGTTGGTACGCCGCTTTGCCACGCAAGGCTACAGCGTAGATCAACAAGTCGGGCTGTTGGTGGAGAAGCTAAAGGAAAAAGGAATGTTGGAAAATACGGTCATCATTTACACCAGTGACAATGGCCGCTTCCAAGGTTCGCATGGCCTTTTCGATAAGTGTTTGCTTTATGAAGAATCAGTGAAAGCTCCCCTGATTGTGTATGATGGAAGAGTGCCAGTAGCCCAACGTGGATTTAGGGAAGAGGCACTTATTTCTTCGGTGGATATTGCGCCTACTATTCTTTCATTCGCAGGGCTCGAAATACCAAAAAGTATGCAGGGGAGAGATTTTAGTAGGATTTTGGATAAAACACAAGATATGAGCCAATGGCGAGATGCCGTATTTATGGAAGATCTTTTCCTCGTAGCTATGTTCAAAGAGCGCTATAAGGAAAACGTGGATGAACTTAATGAGGGGCTTATCAAAGCGAATAAATCTTACCGAAGCCATGGGGTTAGGACAGACCGCTACAAGTATTTTGTGTACTACGAACACAGCCCTCAAATCGAAGAACTATACGATATAGAAAACGATCCATTTGAGCAGAATAACTTGGCGAACAGCCCTGAGCATGCCAAAATCCTGAAAAAGCTGAGAAAGAAGACAGAGCAAATGTATCGTGAGATTTTACCCTGA
- a CDS encoding alpha-L-fucosidase, translating to MKISRLLILFVIISITSCTPKKERTWEEIGTQYEVPKWFTDARFGIWVHWGAQTLPEYGGGWYARHMYMQDVGNQTFGKNAYPYHLKRFGHPSEKGYKDVIHEWKAEKLNTDELLQYFTKDLGAKYFMALAHHHDNFDNWNSTYQEWNSVNVGPKRDIIGEFSESAKKFGVPFGVSTHDERFFEWGLPAFGADTSGPYKDVPYDGRLTKEDGKGTWWEGMDPTGLYGLPPEQRTPEWEEFWKENWLLRMKDLVTKYDVDFLWYDGRGFPYGEYGKEAFRTFYNNDLNKHGKINAVITGKIPGGDPAIVHDIEQGVETEIYPEPWQSICSYTHWFYKKDDPSRHDAKSTIELLIDVVSKNGNFVLNVELLPDGTIPPEHKVILDDFGAWLKLNGEAIYATSPWKVHGDNLFSIAADTSSSNANMANTDLVDQKKRKSVQFNNRTKDSPAYGHDQVRFTTKGDMLYVFVLNPTEGEIEIPALGLGSAYQPKQIHSMKLIGSDGPVQFNQAKDKLILNVPAQRPSQYAAVFEVKGAL from the coding sequence ATGAAAATATCTCGGCTCTTAATTCTATTTGTCATTATTAGTATTACAAGTTGTACGCCCAAAAAGGAACGTACTTGGGAAGAAATAGGCACACAGTACGAAGTGCCAAAATGGTTTACCGATGCTCGGTTCGGGATATGGGTACATTGGGGTGCGCAAACATTGCCCGAATATGGGGGTGGTTGGTATGCTCGCCATATGTACATGCAAGATGTTGGTAACCAGACTTTCGGGAAAAATGCATATCCCTATCACCTCAAAAGGTTTGGGCATCCTTCTGAAAAAGGATATAAGGATGTGATTCATGAGTGGAAGGCCGAAAAGTTAAACACCGATGAGCTTTTACAATATTTCACGAAGGACTTGGGTGCTAAATATTTTATGGCGTTGGCGCACCACCATGATAATTTTGATAACTGGAACAGCACTTATCAGGAGTGGAATTCGGTGAATGTTGGTCCCAAGCGAGATATTATTGGCGAGTTTAGTGAGTCCGCCAAAAAATTTGGTGTACCCTTTGGAGTAAGCACGCATGATGAGCGCTTTTTTGAGTGGGGATTACCTGCTTTTGGTGCAGATACCTCCGGACCATACAAAGATGTTCCCTACGATGGCCGCCTAACCAAAGAAGATGGAAAAGGTACGTGGTGGGAAGGAATGGATCCTACCGGATTATACGGCCTGCCACCCGAGCAAAGGACACCAGAATGGGAAGAGTTTTGGAAAGAAAACTGGTTGCTCCGAATGAAGGATTTGGTCACCAAATATGATGTAGATTTTTTGTGGTACGATGGCAGGGGATTTCCTTACGGAGAGTATGGAAAAGAAGCCTTTCGTACATTTTATAATAACGACCTCAACAAACACGGGAAAATCAATGCGGTAATCACAGGAAAAATTCCGGGTGGTGATCCAGCCATCGTTCATGATATAGAACAAGGGGTGGAAACAGAAATTTATCCAGAACCTTGGCAAAGCATCTGTTCTTATACACATTGGTTCTATAAGAAAGACGATCCGTCGAGGCACGACGCCAAAAGCACCATCGAGTTATTGATAGATGTGGTGAGCAAGAATGGCAACTTCGTGCTAAATGTTGAGCTTTTGCCCGATGGGACTATCCCGCCAGAGCACAAAGTGATCCTTGATGATTTTGGAGCGTGGTTAAAACTGAATGGTGAAGCCATCTACGCTACTTCGCCTTGGAAGGTTCACGGCGATAACCTCTTTTCCATCGCTGCTGATACCTCATCCAGCAATGCCAATATGGCCAATACCGACCTTGTAGATCAAAAGAAAAGAAAAAGTGTACAATTTAACAATCGAACAAAAGACAGTCCTGCATACGGGCACGATCAAGTGCGATTTACCACCAAAGGAGATATGCTATATGTTTTTGTATTGAACCCAACAGAAGGGGAGATTGAAATTCCTGCACTGGGGCTTGGTTCAGCTTATCAGCCAAAGCAAATACATTCTATGAAGCTTATAGGGAGTGATGGTCCGGTTCAGTTCAATCAAGCAAAAGATAAACTGATTCTGAATGTTCCAGCCCAAAGGCCAAGTCAATATGCAGCAGTTTTTGAAGTAAAAGGAGCTCTTTAA
- a CDS encoding DUF1080 domain-containing protein, protein MTFRYTSILLIVGAMAIGLVFNSCSSKKVADQSWEPLLDMSLSNWDKFIGVPHPTVGLEGYEKGGNLEGKPLGLNNDPQNVFSTIEMDGETVLRASGEIYGGINTKKEYENYHLSMKFKWGSKKYEPRLDELRDSGILYHCQEPQGAAWGIWMRSQEMQVQEGDCGDYYAIAGTGVDIKAIQVNDAESESVSFIYDPNGEYQRFKTGEKEWSCKKIADHEKTGEWNMLELVCIGDKSYHIVNGRVVMVLERSVAYDEDDVATPLSKGKIQLQSEGAEVYYKEIKIRSVNELPEEFASQLK, encoded by the coding sequence ATGACATTTAGATATACAAGCATTTTACTTATTGTTGGAGCTATGGCAATTGGCTTGGTTTTCAACTCCTGTAGTTCAAAAAAAGTGGCTGACCAAAGCTGGGAACCATTGCTGGACATGAGCTTGAGCAATTGGGATAAATTTATCGGAGTACCTCATCCTACAGTTGGTTTAGAAGGGTATGAAAAAGGTGGCAATTTGGAGGGGAAGCCACTTGGGTTGAATAACGACCCTCAGAACGTTTTTTCCACAATTGAAATGGATGGTGAGACCGTCTTAAGGGCTTCGGGTGAAATTTATGGAGGTATTAATACCAAAAAAGAGTATGAAAATTACCACCTCAGTATGAAGTTCAAGTGGGGCTCAAAAAAATACGAACCTCGCCTCGACGAACTAAGAGATAGCGGAATTCTTTATCACTGTCAGGAACCACAGGGCGCAGCTTGGGGCATTTGGATGCGGTCTCAAGAAATGCAGGTGCAAGAAGGAGATTGCGGCGATTATTACGCCATAGCCGGTACAGGAGTGGATATAAAAGCAATTCAAGTGAATGATGCTGAATCGGAATCAGTCAGCTTCATTTATGATCCAAATGGAGAGTACCAACGGTTTAAAACCGGGGAAAAAGAATGGAGTTGCAAAAAAATAGCTGATCATGAAAAAACTGGTGAGTGGAATATGCTTGAGCTGGTTTGCATTGGGGATAAATCCTATCACATTGTAAATGGAAGGGTGGTGATGGTGCTGGAAAGGTCTGTTGCTTATGACGAAGATGATGTTGCCACGCCTTTGAGCAAAGGAAAAATTCAACTCCAAAGCGAAGGAGCCGAAGTGTACTACAAGGAGATTAAAATAAGGTCGGTAAATGAGTTGCCAGAAGAATTTGCGAGCCAATTGAAGTGA
- a CDS encoding glycoside hydrolase family protein, which produces MKMKSFVLSFLCLICLSAAGQNVIYDNLGTAPVGGGLEMEEYWVWGSSVIKGEDGNYHMYASRWPKYLKFHPGWMIASEIVHAVSATPEGPYEFKDVALGARGAQYWDGRSCHNPKIVKYKDTYLLYYMGSTHPFEEVTEENASELTLSSKWCIGGRWGKRVGVATSKSPNGPWKRLDAPILDVKPNSFYSFLTSNPSPLIKEDGSIVLLFKGRSYREDGLTHSGQFIGVATAPSYDGEYTVMGDDPLFSSEKFGEVEDPHLWSDDEGFHMIAKDMTGDIAKSHHGGVLAHSKDGLNWVLDKNPLAYTRTVKWDNGEAIKQGQLERPFVFVENGKPTHIFFATMDGPGGFGNGTKTWNMVIPLK; this is translated from the coding sequence ATGAAAATGAAAAGCTTTGTGTTGTCGTTTTTGTGCCTGATTTGCCTTTCCGCAGCAGGTCAAAATGTAATCTACGATAACTTGGGCACTGCTCCTGTAGGCGGAGGGCTTGAAATGGAAGAGTATTGGGTCTGGGGCAGTTCTGTGATAAAGGGCGAAGACGGGAATTATCACATGTATGCGTCCAGGTGGCCAAAGTACTTGAAGTTTCATCCTGGCTGGATGATCGCTTCCGAAATTGTTCATGCCGTTTCGGCTACGCCAGAAGGACCTTATGAGTTCAAAGATGTGGCATTGGGAGCGAGGGGTGCGCAGTATTGGGATGGAAGATCTTGCCACAACCCCAAAATTGTCAAATACAAAGACACGTACCTGTTGTACTACATGGGGTCAACGCACCCATTTGAAGAGGTAACAGAAGAAAATGCAAGTGAGCTGACCTTGTCCAGCAAATGGTGTATTGGAGGGCGTTGGGGAAAACGTGTGGGTGTGGCAACTTCTAAGAGCCCAAATGGTCCGTGGAAAAGGCTCGATGCACCTATTTTGGATGTGAAACCCAATTCATTTTATAGTTTCCTCACTTCTAACCCTTCTCCATTGATTAAGGAAGATGGCTCTATAGTGCTCCTGTTCAAAGGGAGAAGTTATAGGGAAGATGGGTTGACACACTCTGGTCAGTTTATAGGGGTGGCTACTGCTCCTTCTTACGACGGGGAATACACCGTAATGGGTGATGACCCGCTTTTTTCATCTGAAAAGTTTGGTGAGGTGGAAGATCCCCACTTGTGGAGCGATGATGAAGGCTTTCATATGATTGCCAAGGACATGACGGGTGATATTGCCAAAAGCCATCATGGGGGAGTTCTTGCCCATTCAAAAGATGGTCTTAACTGGGTTCTGGACAAAAATCCATTGGCATACACCCGAACAGTGAAATGGGATAATGGTGAAGCTATTAAGCAAGGCCAATTGGAAAGACCTTTTGTTTTTGTAGAAAATGGAAAGCCAACGCACATATTCTTTGCTACAATGGACGGCCCTGGTGGATTTGGGAATGGTACTAAAACATGGAATATGGTCATTCCATTGAAATAG
- a CDS encoding glycoside hydrolase family 3 N-terminal domain-containing protein, which produces MARPEPFSTPEIAARVDSIMATMTLEEKIAQIQGIRPTELLKDGKLSLDSCRKKIPNGIGHMCQFSSSFTMEPEELRDFVREVQRYLMTQTRLKIPAVFHEEAITGFSTKGATTFPQQIGIACSWNPEMATRNALSTRKNMKAVGANYALSPMLDVIRTAHWPRIEESYGEDPYLTSTMGVAFVKGLQGDDFKSGITATTKHFAGYGAKTTNEKDFFEDYLMPHEAVIKVAGVKSVMPSYAAYKGVADVANPELLNGILRGKMGFDGIAVSDYHSIDHVHDKWAQASSFKEAGVMALKAGNDLEFPVPKTYEFLPEALEDSTISIDVINTAVKRSLTMKIKLGLLDNPVFGVDGELDFDPPANRKLAYEAACQSIVLLKNNGILPLKVDEIKDVALLGPNSDNVFCLLGDYTYQSMITYFWGQTFDPNSPKIVSIIEGLENKLGDKVNIHNERGCDWTEPLGTIIDPNSYGDGELGTAKKNILSRVAQPDLEKALSIAQNSDVIIAAMGENTYLCGENREREGIRLPGEQELFVEKLIETGKPVILVITGGRQQLVDKFEDKCAAIVQAWFPGEEAGNALADLLVGNVNPSAKLCVSYPKDESEQELNYQHGYKDVQPQYPFGYGLSYTTYAYSDFSMPAKVNLSDAGFTISCTVENTGSMDGAEIVQLYVSPVDESSSMDPIQLKGFKRVNLKAGKKKTVVFTVFPQQLMHYLEEGWKVEAGSYEFKIGASSVDIPLSGTIQLEGDDLLLENRNTFFSTSSITD; this is translated from the coding sequence ATGGCTAGACCCGAACCCTTTTCCACCCCAGAGATTGCTGCTCGTGTAGATTCCATCATGGCGACAATGACCCTCGAAGAAAAAATTGCCCAAATACAAGGCATCCGCCCAACGGAGCTTTTGAAAGACGGAAAACTTTCGCTTGATAGCTGTCGCAAAAAAATACCCAACGGAATTGGTCATATGTGTCAGTTTTCTTCTTCGTTTACCATGGAGCCTGAGGAGTTACGCGATTTTGTGCGGGAGGTTCAACGGTATCTCATGACGCAGACAAGGTTGAAAATCCCAGCTGTTTTCCACGAAGAAGCCATTACCGGATTTTCCACCAAAGGGGCGACAACGTTTCCCCAGCAAATTGGTATTGCCTGTTCTTGGAATCCTGAAATGGCTACCCGAAATGCCCTGTCAACCCGCAAAAACATGAAAGCAGTAGGCGCTAATTATGCCTTGTCGCCCATGCTCGATGTCATCCGCACCGCCCATTGGCCAAGAATAGAAGAAAGTTATGGTGAAGATCCTTACCTAACCTCCACCATGGGTGTGGCTTTTGTGAAAGGCCTGCAAGGCGATGATTTCAAGTCTGGAATTACTGCAACCACGAAGCATTTTGCAGGCTACGGAGCAAAAACTACCAACGAAAAAGATTTTTTTGAGGATTACCTGATGCCGCATGAGGCGGTTATTAAAGTTGCTGGGGTTAAAAGTGTGATGCCCTCGTATGCTGCTTACAAAGGAGTGGCTGATGTGGCTAATCCTGAGTTACTCAATGGAATTCTCCGAGGTAAAATGGGTTTCGACGGGATAGCGGTGAGCGATTATCATTCCATTGACCATGTACATGATAAATGGGCACAAGCTAGTTCTTTCAAAGAGGCTGGAGTGATGGCCTTGAAAGCGGGAAATGATCTAGAGTTTCCAGTTCCCAAAACCTACGAGTTTTTACCTGAAGCACTTGAGGATTCTACGATCTCAATCGACGTGATCAATACGGCTGTGAAGCGTTCTCTGACAATGAAAATCAAATTGGGATTGTTGGATAACCCAGTTTTTGGAGTAGATGGAGAGTTGGATTTTGATCCGCCGGCTAATAGGAAATTGGCTTATGAGGCCGCTTGCCAGTCCATTGTTTTATTAAAAAACAATGGGATTCTTCCTTTAAAAGTAGATGAAATAAAAGATGTTGCATTGCTGGGACCAAACTCCGACAATGTGTTTTGTTTGTTAGGAGATTATACTTATCAGTCAATGATTACCTATTTCTGGGGGCAAACTTTTGATCCTAATTCTCCCAAAATTGTGAGCATTATAGAAGGGCTGGAAAACAAATTGGGAGATAAAGTCAATATCCATAATGAGCGGGGCTGCGACTGGACTGAACCATTGGGGACTATAATAGATCCTAATAGTTATGGAGACGGTGAACTGGGGACAGCAAAGAAAAATATATTGAGCAGAGTTGCTCAGCCAGATTTGGAAAAAGCACTTTCCATAGCTCAGAATAGTGATGTGATAATAGCTGCCATGGGTGAAAATACGTACCTGTGTGGGGAAAACCGCGAGCGTGAAGGGATTCGCCTACCAGGAGAGCAAGAGCTGTTTGTAGAAAAGCTTATTGAAACAGGAAAGCCTGTTATTTTGGTGATTACTGGAGGAAGACAGCAATTGGTGGACAAGTTTGAAGATAAATGTGCGGCTATTGTTCAGGCATGGTTTCCGGGTGAAGAAGCGGGCAATGCCCTTGCAGATTTGTTAGTCGGAAATGTAAACCCATCTGCCAAGCTTTGTGTGAGCTACCCAAAAGATGAATCTGAACAAGAATTAAATTATCAGCACGGATACAAAGACGTTCAGCCTCAATACCCTTTTGGCTATGGACTGTCTTACACAACGTATGCGTATTCCGATTTCAGCATGCCAGCAAAAGTCAATTTGAGCGATGCAGGTTTTACCATCTCCTGTACTGTTGAGAATACAGGTTCGATGGACGGTGCAGAAATAGTCCAATTATATGTATCGCCAGTTGATGAATCATCTTCCATGGATCCCATCCAGTTGAAGGGCTTCAAACGGGTTAATTTGAAAGCAGGCAAAAAGAAAACGGTTGTATTTACAGTATTTCCTCAACAATTGATGCACTATTTAGAAGAGGGCTGGAAGGTAGAAGCAGGTAGTTACGAATTTAAAATTGGTGCTTCCAGTGTAGATATCCCTTTAAGTGGAACAATACAGCTAGAAGGAGATGATCTACTGCTGGAGAATAGAAACACATTTTTTTCTACAAGTAGCATTACTGATTAA